From Sediminibacterium sp. TEGAF015, a single genomic window includes:
- the purD gene encoding phosphoribosylamine--glycine ligase, whose amino-acid sequence MNILLLGSGGREHALAWKMAQSHHCDQLYIAPGNAGTASFGINLNLSVTDFDGIKHTCIEKEIHMLVVGPEEPLVKGIYDICKNDEALQHIIVVGPSKAAAQLEGSKAFSKKFMERHGIPTASYAEFTADSFEAGKAYIQQHTLPVVLKADGLAAGKGVVIANSTEEALDCFSEMILQKQFGAASEKVVIESFLKGIEVSVFVLTNGSAYHIIGHAKDYKRIGEGDTGLNTGGMGCVSPVPFMDAAFMQKTEDRIIRPTVEGLAKEGLEYHGFIFFGLMNMGGEPFVIEYNCRLGDPETEVVLPRLQTDLVALFAAMDNGTLEDANISFDSRSAATIMAVSGGYPGDYAKGKTIELPAAAEVPKDTLIFHAGTISKEEQVLTNGGRVLAVTAYGENISDAVAKSKQTLKKISFEGMYYRNDIGFEFPC is encoded by the coding sequence ATGAATATTCTTTTATTAGGGAGCGGAGGACGCGAACACGCATTGGCCTGGAAAATGGCCCAGAGTCATCACTGTGATCAATTGTATATAGCACCCGGAAACGCAGGCACAGCAAGCTTTGGCATCAATCTCAACCTTTCGGTTACCGATTTTGATGGCATTAAGCATACTTGTATAGAAAAAGAAATTCATATGCTGGTGGTTGGGCCTGAAGAACCACTGGTGAAAGGCATCTACGACATCTGCAAGAACGATGAAGCCTTGCAACATATCATTGTAGTAGGACCTTCCAAAGCCGCAGCGCAATTGGAAGGCAGCAAGGCATTTAGTAAAAAATTCATGGAAAGACATGGCATTCCAACTGCCAGCTATGCAGAATTTACTGCGGATAGTTTTGAGGCAGGCAAAGCGTATATCCAGCAGCATACTTTGCCAGTAGTTTTAAAAGCAGATGGATTGGCTGCAGGAAAAGGCGTAGTAATTGCCAATTCTACAGAGGAAGCACTGGATTGTTTCAGTGAAATGATTCTCCAGAAACAATTTGGAGCTGCCAGCGAAAAAGTAGTGATTGAATCCTTTTTAAAAGGAATTGAGGTCAGTGTATTTGTATTAACCAATGGTTCCGCCTACCATATTATCGGGCACGCCAAAGATTATAAGCGAATTGGAGAAGGAGATACCGGTTTGAACACCGGAGGAATGGGCTGTGTAAGCCCTGTTCCATTTATGGACGCCGCTTTCATGCAAAAAACCGAGGACCGCATTATACGCCCTACAGTTGAAGGGTTGGCCAAAGAAGGGCTGGAATACCATGGATTTATCTTCTTCGGCTTAATGAATATGGGCGGGGAGCCCTTTGTGATTGAGTACAATTGCCGCCTAGGGGATCCTGAAACTGAAGTGGTACTTCCCAGACTGCAAACCGACCTGGTGGCTTTGTTTGCGGCCATGGACAATGGAACTCTAGAAGATGCCAATATCAGTTTTGATTCACGAAGTGCCGCTACAATTATGGCAGTTAGCGGAGGATATCCGGGCGATTATGCAAAAGGGAAAACCATTGAATTGCCCGCTGCTGCTGAGGTTCCGAAGGATACCCTGATATTTCATGCAGGAACTATTTCCAAAGAAGAGCAGGTTTTAACAAATGGTGGCAGGGTTTTAGCTGTTACAGCCTATGGTGAAAACATAAGCGATGCCGTTGCCAAATCAAAGCAAACCCTTAAAAAAATCAGTTTCGAGGGAATGTACTACAGAAATGATATTGGCTTTGAATTCCCTTGTTAA
- a CDS encoding rod shape-determining protein, which produces MGLFNFFTQEIAMDLGTANTLIIHNDDVVVNEPSIVALNRNNMKEVLAVGKKALMMHEKTHESIRTIRPLKDGVIADFNAAELMIRELMKMIYPKKPLFPPSWRMVICIPSSITEVEKRAVRDSAEQAGAKEVYMIHEPMAAALGIGIDVEEPVGNMIIDIGGGTTGITVIALAGIVCDQSIRIAGDEFTADIMEALRRYHSLLIGERTAEQIKINVGAAMKDLDNPPDDMPVNGRDLVTGIPKQIMVSYQEIAEALDKSIFKIEEAILKALETTPPELAADIYRRGLYLTGGGALLRGLDKRLSAKIKLPVHVADDPLKSVVRGTGLALKNYQRFPFIMR; this is translated from the coding sequence ATGGGATTATTTAATTTTTTTACACAGGAAATAGCCATGGATTTGGGTACTGCCAATACCCTTATCATTCATAACGACGATGTGGTGGTAAACGAACCATCTATTGTAGCATTAAACCGCAACAACATGAAAGAAGTGTTGGCGGTGGGCAAGAAGGCTTTAATGATGCACGAAAAAACACACGAAAGCATCAGAACCATTCGTCCATTAAAAGATGGTGTAATTGCCGACTTCAACGCAGCGGAATTAATGATTCGTGAGTTGATGAAAATGATTTATCCCAAAAAACCTTTGTTCCCTCCAAGCTGGAGAATGGTCATTTGTATTCCTTCCTCTATTACAGAAGTAGAGAAGCGTGCGGTAAGAGATAGTGCAGAACAGGCAGGTGCAAAAGAAGTATACATGATTCATGAACCTATGGCGGCAGCATTGGGTATTGGCATTGATGTAGAAGAGCCGGTAGGTAATATGATTATTGATATTGGGGGTGGTACAACAGGTATTACCGTAATTGCTTTGGCAGGTATTGTATGCGATCAGAGTATCCGTATTGCAGGGGATGAATTCACTGCAGACATCATGGAAGCATTAAGAAGATACCATAGTTTATTAATTGGTGAGCGTACTGCAGAACAAATCAAAATCAATGTGGGTGCTGCTATGAAAGATCTGGACAATCCGCCGGATGATATGCCCGTAAATGGTCGAGACTTAGTTACTGGCATTCCTAAACAAATCATGGTAAGCTATCAGGAAATTGCAGAAGCTTTGGATAAAAGCATTTTCAAAATAGAAGAAGCTATTTTAAAAGCATTGGAAACTACACCTCCTGAATTAGCAGCTGATATATATCGTAGGGGATTATACCTGACGGGTGGTGGAGCCCTCTTACGTGGTTTGGACAAGCGTTTAAGCGCTAAAATTAAATTGCCAGTACATGTTGCCGATGATCCATTGAAAAGTGTGGTAAGAGGTACGGGCTTGGCGCTGAAAAATTATCAGCGTTTCCCATTCATCATGAGATAG
- the mreC gene encoding rod shape-determining protein MreC yields the protein MKNIFLFIRQYFNFLSFLLLQILCIVMLSNSSKTHETYFSGITFEVTGYFNSRYAKLQQYFQLKETNQRLAVENSRLRNALSSNFISPDTTALQITDSTYRDTLGRNRKFIYLPAKVIGNSYTLQNNYLMLERGENQGIKKGMAVVGPDGIVGVVVDVSANLSKVMSLLHRNSKVSAMLKKDNTTGSIEWDGADPSLLILRNVSKSAKVVKGDTVLTSTYSANFPSHLMIGRVATITADPATNYYTLKIKTATNFFSIQDVDVIYNTRYNEQIELENRNKNQ from the coding sequence TTGAAAAATATTTTCCTGTTTATACGGCAATACTTCAATTTCCTCAGCTTTCTGCTGTTGCAAATTCTTTGTATTGTAATGCTGAGTAATTCCAGCAAAACACATGAGACTTACTTCTCAGGCATTACATTTGAAGTGACTGGCTATTTCAACAGCCGCTATGCCAAGCTGCAGCAATACTTTCAATTGAAAGAAACCAACCAGCGACTGGCTGTAGAAAATTCCCGCTTAAGAAATGCTCTGTCTAGCAATTTTATATCGCCAGACACGACTGCCCTTCAAATTACAGACAGCACTTACAGAGATACATTGGGTAGGAACAGAAAATTCATTTATTTGCCCGCCAAAGTAATTGGTAACTCTTACACACTGCAGAACAATTATCTAATGCTGGAGAGAGGAGAAAACCAGGGAATTAAAAAAGGCATGGCTGTTGTTGGTCCTGATGGAATTGTAGGCGTAGTAGTTGATGTTTCCGCCAATCTGAGCAAAGTAATGAGTCTGCTTCATAGAAATAGCAAGGTTTCTGCCATGTTGAAGAAAGACAATACTACAGGAAGCATTGAATGGGATGGTGCAGATCCATCCTTACTGATTTTAAGAAACGTTTCTAAAAGTGCAAAGGTAGTAAAGGGTGATACCGTGTTAACCAGTACTTATTCTGCTAACTTTCCTTCACATTTAATGATTGGAAGAGTTGCTACCATTACTGCAGATCCTGCTACCAATTATTATACTTTAAAAATAAAGACCGCTACGAATTTCTTTAGTATTCAAGACGTAGATGTAATTTACAATACCCGATACAACGAACAAATAGAACTGGAAAATCGCAATAAGAATCAATGA
- a CDS encoding rod shape-determining protein MreD — MSNLLINIFRFAFFILLQEFVLNKIPALHQFIVPYLYFVFILWLPFKMGRWGVLALSFLFGLTMDFFTGTMGLHAAACTLIGYIRPFLLSLLIPQETTEQSYVEPSIKSMGWAPFGLYVGLLTFVHHFYLVLLEWLQFGSFGYFLGKVAGTTGISLLLIFLTELLFNRKAKYRTNS; from the coding sequence ATGAGTAACCTTTTAATCAATATATTCAGGTTTGCCTTTTTCATTCTGTTACAAGAATTTGTACTGAATAAGATTCCAGCATTGCATCAGTTCATTGTTCCTTATCTTTATTTTGTATTCATTCTTTGGCTGCCATTTAAAATGGGCAGATGGGGTGTTTTGGCACTTTCGTTTCTATTCGGATTAACGATGGATTTTTTTACTGGAACCATGGGATTACACGCTGCGGCCTGTACCTTAATTGGATATATACGTCCCTTTTTATTAAGTTTATTGATACCACAAGAAACCACAGAGCAAAGCTATGTAGAACCAAGCATCAAGAGCATGGGCTGGGCACCTTTTGGACTGTATGTAGGCTTACTCACATTTGTACACCATTTTTACCTGGTGCTGCTGGAATGGCTTCAATTCGGAAGTTTTGGTTATTTCCTTGGAAAAGTGGCAGGCACTACCGGTATCAGTTTGTTACTGATTTTTTTGACTGAGCTTTTATTTAACAGAAAAGCCAAGTACAGAACCAATAGCTAA
- the mrdA gene encoding penicillin-binding protein 2: MSVFNQSRGRVIQIIIGAVFIVITAQLINLQIFSSQYKLAAENNAIYRKIIYPDRGIIFDRKKRALLENTISFDLVVTPAETKGTDTATLCAILGIDTSEYKKRMLDAIFKNTRVRPSIFEPLLSPDLYAKLTENMYKFPGFVLSERSVRTYPFNTAAQLLGYIAEVDTAYLRKNKHLGYEMGDYAGMSGLEKTYESVLMGQRGIKRFIRDNKSRIQGSYENGIFDTIPIAGRNLYTSIDVEVQQLAEQLLQNKIGSAVAINPRTGGIISMVSSPTYNPNVLTGNARRKNWGRMVMDTAKPMYNRAIKGQYPPGSTFKPLGALVALDQGLITSDYGIGCAGGYGACGGVYVRCEHSNAGHAANLRLALANSCNSYFSDVFRKALDNKKWGNSNQGYLKWKEYMNAFGLGRRLEVDLPSEDKANIPDTSVYNRFFGGARRWNSCSVLTLGIGQDKMTATPLQMANLMCIIANRGYYFPPHFVDSIENERTEDTTLLNKYRTKHKVTNISDRDYQAVNDGMHDVTIYGTAAHIKIPGVEYCAKTGTAQNPHGKNHSLFVAFAPKDNPRIAVAVVVENGGYGSVAAGPIAGLIMEKYLNDTLSTAGKATAERITNMDLVPQAIKNWYTRKDAERAARLAKLALEEAAEKEEAETNKEIPKNNTEAILEQGSKPVGNKKDSTEKYKIKAALLISESKKKKMEGRRQ; encoded by the coding sequence ATGTCCGTATTTAATCAAAGCCGTGGAAGGGTTATCCAAATCATCATTGGGGCTGTATTTATAGTCATTACTGCTCAACTCATTAACCTGCAGATTTTTTCTTCTCAATACAAACTGGCTGCAGAAAACAATGCCATATATCGGAAAATTATTTACCCTGACAGAGGCATTATTTTCGATCGTAAAAAAAGAGCCTTACTAGAAAATACCATCAGTTTCGATTTAGTAGTTACGCCTGCTGAAACTAAAGGCACAGACACGGCAACACTTTGTGCTATTTTAGGCATTGACACTTCAGAGTATAAAAAAAGAATGCTGGATGCTATTTTTAAAAATACCCGAGTGCGTCCTAGTATTTTCGAGCCATTATTAAGTCCCGATTTGTATGCCAAGCTTACAGAAAACATGTATAAGTTTCCGGGGTTTGTACTTAGTGAACGATCAGTAAGAACCTATCCGTTTAATACTGCTGCTCAATTGCTGGGATATATTGCTGAAGTGGATACAGCTTATTTAAGAAAAAACAAACACCTTGGTTACGAAATGGGTGACTACGCAGGTATGAGTGGACTGGAGAAAACCTATGAATCTGTGTTGATGGGACAAAGAGGTATCAAAAGATTTATTAGAGACAATAAAAGCCGGATTCAGGGTTCTTATGAAAATGGAATTTTTGATACCATACCTATTGCCGGAAGAAACCTTTATACCAGTATTGATGTAGAAGTACAACAATTGGCAGAGCAATTATTACAGAATAAAATAGGGAGTGCTGTAGCCATTAACCCAAGAACGGGTGGCATCATCAGCATGGTTTCTAGTCCTACTTATAACCCGAATGTACTTACCGGAAATGCGCGTAGAAAAAATTGGGGAAGGATGGTGATGGATACTGCCAAACCTATGTATAACAGAGCTATCAAAGGTCAGTATCCTCCAGGCTCTACTTTTAAACCATTGGGTGCTTTAGTTGCGTTGGATCAGGGATTAATAACTTCTGACTATGGCATTGGTTGTGCAGGAGGCTATGGTGCCTGTGGTGGTGTATACGTAAGATGTGAACATAGTAATGCAGGACATGCTGCCAATTTACGATTGGCATTGGCCAATTCGTGCAACTCTTATTTCTCGGATGTATTTAGAAAAGCACTGGACAATAAAAAATGGGGAAATTCAAATCAGGGCTATTTAAAATGGAAAGAATACATGAATGCCTTCGGTCTCGGAAGAAGATTGGAAGTAGACTTGCCCAGTGAAGACAAAGCCAATATTCCTGACACCAGTGTGTACAATCGATTTTTTGGAGGAGCCAGAAGATGGAATAGCTGCAGTGTATTAACACTAGGTATTGGACAGGATAAAATGACTGCCACCCCTTTGCAAATGGCCAATCTGATGTGCATCATTGCCAACAGAGGATATTATTTCCCACCACATTTTGTTGATAGCATCGAAAATGAAAGAACAGAAGATACTACCCTACTGAATAAATATCGGACCAAGCATAAGGTAACCAATATTTCAGACAGAGATTATCAGGCGGTAAACGATGGAATGCACGATGTAACTATTTACGGTACTGCTGCTCATATCAAAATACCAGGTGTAGAATATTGTGCTAAGACAGGTACAGCACAAAACCCTCATGGAAAAAACCACTCCTTGTTTGTTGCATTTGCCCCTAAAGACAATCCCAGAATAGCAGTAGCTGTGGTTGTAGAAAATGGAGGATATGGATCTGTTGCAGCAGGCCCAATTGCCGGATTGATCATGGAGAAATATTTGAATGACACTTTAAGTACTGCAGGGAAAGCAACTGCAGAAAGAATCACCAACATGGATCTGGTACCACAAGCCATAAAAAACTGGTATACTCGAAAAGATGCAGAACGTGCTGCACGACTGGCAAAACTTGCATTGGAAGAAGCTGCTGAAAAAGAAGAGGCTGAAACCAATAAAGAAATTCCTAAAAACAATACGGAAGCCATTTTAGAACAGGGAAGCAAACCTGTAGGCAATAAAAAAGATAGTACTGAAAAATATAAAATTAAAGCCGCTCTGTTGATTTCAGAATCTAAGAAGAAAAAAATGGAGGGTCGCAGACAATGA
- the rodA gene encoding rod shape-determining protein RodA: protein MTKNKSISQGVDYPVIWLYATLVAIGILCIFMVEYREGINVFSSFIGGKTNYSKQLYFAGFCVLIATFIILTDSKLFTAFANLMYVFGLLLMVATFVIGKNINGSKSWIPLGGGFNLQPAELCKIFTALALAKFLSRQEIDFSKLKYQLIGGAIAMAPAVLSILQHELGLALVYTSFLIAMYREGLPAQILIIGSSFGALVIASLIIEPNTLLIALTIIAVFLIYIARRQAKRNKGVITIIFIAWLISAGTQRFVIPYIFNNVLECYQSTRIYSMVGKDYNCADNVKSMKKQQTGNEKAPRKPDDYNVRQSKIAIGSGGFTGKGFLKGTQTRGKYVPEQHTDFIFTSLGEAFGFLGCLFFLILYITLLFRIVRIAERQRSTFSRVYAYSVVSILFFHIAVNVSMTIGLFPIVGIPLPLISYGGSSLLTFTILIFILLRLDADRQMVLR from the coding sequence ATGACAAAAAATAAAAGTATCTCACAGGGAGTAGATTACCCTGTAATCTGGCTATATGCTACTTTGGTAGCCATTGGCATCCTTTGCATTTTCATGGTAGAATACCGTGAAGGTATTAATGTATTCAGTTCTTTTATTGGTGGAAAAACAAATTATAGCAAGCAACTATACTTTGCGGGATTTTGTGTCTTGATTGCTACCTTCATTATTTTAACTGACAGCAAACTCTTTACTGCATTTGCTAATCTGATGTACGTATTTGGCCTGTTACTTATGGTGGCCACTTTTGTAATCGGTAAAAATATCAACGGATCTAAAAGCTGGATTCCTTTAGGAGGCGGTTTTAACTTGCAACCTGCAGAACTCTGTAAAATTTTTACTGCACTTGCATTAGCCAAATTTTTATCTAGACAGGAAATTGATTTCAGTAAATTAAAATATCAATTAATTGGAGGTGCCATCGCAATGGCCCCGGCCGTTTTATCCATTTTACAACACGAACTTGGTCTTGCACTGGTATACACATCTTTCCTGATTGCCATGTATCGAGAGGGATTGCCGGCACAAATTCTGATTATTGGTTCATCATTTGGCGCATTGGTAATTGCTTCATTAATTATTGAGCCCAATACCTTGTTGATAGCCTTAACTATAATTGCTGTGTTTCTAATATACATAGCCAGAAGACAAGCTAAGCGAAACAAAGGAGTAATTACCATCATTTTTATTGCCTGGTTAATTAGTGCAGGAACACAAAGATTTGTGATTCCCTATATTTTCAATAATGTATTAGAGTGTTACCAGAGCACCCGTATCTATAGCATGGTAGGTAAAGACTACAATTGTGCAGACAATGTAAAGTCGATGAAGAAACAGCAGACAGGAAATGAAAAAGCACCTAGAAAGCCTGACGATTACAATGTACGCCAAAGTAAAATTGCTATTGGTTCGGGAGGGTTTACAGGCAAAGGTTTCCTGAAGGGTACACAAACACGAGGCAAATATGTTCCCGAACAACATACGGATTTCATTTTTACCTCTCTCGGCGAAGCTTTCGGTTTTTTAGGATGTTTATTCTTTCTGATTCTATACATAACACTGCTATTCAGAATCGTAAGAATTGCAGAAAGACAAAGAAGTACTTTCAGCAGGGTATACGCTTATAGTGTTGTCAGTATTTTATTTTTCCATATTGCCGTAAATGTGAGTATGACAATTGGATTGTTTCCGATTGTTGGTATCCCCTTACCACTAATTAGTTATGGAGGTTCTTCTTTGCTCACTTTTACTATTTTGATTTTTATTTTATTAAGACTGGATGCAGACCGCCAGATGGTTTTGCGTTAA
- a CDS encoding MBL fold metallo-hydrolase encodes MTIIPLSEGSFTIDKTKVFVPFDTTKEELNSRPIGSLLVEIQPFLIITSKDVILIDTGLGYNMSNGIPQIYYNLEKAGYNPSQITKVLMSHLHKDHAGGITTRNFLTREQFIAFPYANYYVQRREFEFAMGIGSASYVQEDIAILDEFSKVVWLNDDQGFIDGYIEYQLTGAHSKYHQVFTITEGNEIIFFGGDDSPQLQQMKSRFVAKYDFDGKKCMELRKQWWEEGKEKGWKYLFYHDISSPVFNHST; translated from the coding sequence ATGACCATAATCCCCTTATCAGAAGGAAGTTTTACCATTGATAAAACCAAAGTATTTGTTCCTTTCGACACAACAAAAGAAGAATTAAACAGCAGACCTATTGGAAGTTTACTGGTTGAGATACAGCCATTTTTAATTATCACTTCTAAAGACGTGATATTAATAGATACAGGCCTTGGGTATAATATGTCCAATGGTATCCCGCAGATTTATTACAATCTGGAAAAAGCCGGATACAATCCTTCACAGATTACAAAAGTTTTAATGAGTCACTTACACAAAGACCATGCAGGAGGCATTACTACAAGAAACTTTCTGACAAGGGAGCAATTCATTGCTTTTCCTTACGCCAACTATTATGTGCAGAGAAGAGAATTTGAATTTGCCATGGGAATTGGCTCTGCTTCTTATGTACAGGAAGATATTGCCATTCTGGATGAATTTAGCAAAGTGGTTTGGCTTAATGATGATCAGGGATTCATTGATGGCTATATTGAATATCAGTTAACGGGTGCTCATTCCAAATATCATCAGGTGTTTACCATTACAGAAGGAAATGAAATCATTTTTTTTGGTGGAGACGATTCGCCTCAATTACAACAAATGAAAAGCAGATTTGTAGCCAAGTATGATTTTGATGGCAAAAAATGTATGGAATTGCGCAAACAATGGTGGGAAGAGGGAAAAGAAAAAGGCTGGAAGTACCTGTTTTACCACGATATCTCCAGCCCGGTATTTAATCATTCAACCTAA
- a CDS encoding RNA polymerase sigma factor, translating to MNQDTALVKRLKTPSEKDSAFTDLVKKYQEKLYWHVRRMVVNHDDVNDVLQNSFIKVWNALDNFREDSQLYTWLYRIATNESLSFLAQKNRKQADSFDDISESYANQVKADANFDANQLEWKLQLAIQQLPEKQKLVFGLRYFDEMSYEQMSKILDTSEGALKASYHHAAKKIEEFIKSN from the coding sequence TTGAATCAAGATACAGCATTGGTGAAGCGACTAAAAACCCCTTCTGAAAAAGATTCGGCATTCACAGATCTGGTAAAAAAATATCAGGAAAAATTGTATTGGCATGTCAGAAGAATGGTGGTTAATCATGATGATGTTAATGACGTGCTACAGAATAGCTTTATTAAAGTATGGAATGCCCTGGATAATTTCCGGGAAGACAGCCAGCTCTACACCTGGCTCTATAGGATTGCAACAAATGAAAGTCTTAGTTTTTTGGCACAGAAAAACAGAAAACAGGCTGATTCTTTTGATGATATTTCCGAAAGCTATGCCAATCAGGTAAAAGCGGATGCTAATTTTGATGCCAATCAGTTGGAATGGAAATTACAACTAGCCATTCAGCAACTTCCCGAAAAACAAAAACTGGTATTCGGACTTCGCTATTTTGATGAAATGAGCTACGAACAAATGAGTAAAATCCTCGATACGAGCGAAGGTGCACTGAAAGCCAGTTATCACCATGCAGCTAAAAAAATTGAAGAATTTATCAAATCCAATTAA